The Patescibacteria group bacterium genome includes the window AATCGCGAAAAAAAGCTTCGGCTTCTTTCTCATTTTCCAGGGCTAAAATCGCCCTGAACAGATCATCGGTTTTGGGGCCAAATCTAAAGGAAATCATACTATTATTGTTATTTTTACCGCTTTTTATTTCTGTATTAATACAATAACACAAAAAAATAATTTGTCAAGTTTTGTTCAGCCCCCTTGTTAAAGGGGGTTGGGGGGATTTGACTTAATAAAGAAAGCTGGAGATTAAAACATCTTTTTATCTCTTAACACGACTTACGCCATTTAATAACTTTCCTAATCTTGAAGCGGTTATATCGTCTTTCCTTTTTAATTTCCTACAAATTACAAATCTTTTACAAATCTACAAATACCAGTAAAAACCTTTAATTTAGAATTTGTAGATTTGTTGTTAATTTGTAGATTTGCGGGAAAATAAAGATTTAAACCCTGATTTCTCTGTTTTTAAGCTATTACTGGTGAAAAGATTTGAGGCGCGTAAGTCCTGCTCTTAATTTCCGGTGATAAGCGATCGCAAACCGATGCGCCTCGTCCCTTACCCGTTTTGCAATATGCAAAGCCGGCGAAGCTAAAGGCAGTTCCAGGGGCCGTTTTTGCCCGGCAAAAAATATCTTGTCCAAGGCTTGAGCCGAGCGCAATCCCCCGCCTTTTGACACGGCTATAATCGAAATATCCAATTTAAACTTCTTTAATATCCTGCTGGCAACATTTAACTGGGCTTTGCCGCCATCAATAATAATCAAATCCGGCAGCGGCCATTTACCCCCTTTCGTCAAAGGGGGATTAAGGGGAATTTTGCCCCCTTTAACAAAGGGCCTGCCTGTCCGGTAGGCAGGGGATGGGGGAATTTTTCCATTTACATGCTTGAATCTTCTCTCCAGCACTTCCTTCAACATCCCGACATCGTTAGCCAAGCCCGGGTTAATTTTTATTTTAAATTTTCTATACTCGTTTTTCTCCGGCTCGCCGTTTCTAAAAACTACCATTGATCCGACCGCTTCTTGGCCAAAAATATTGGAAATGTCATATCCTTCAATCCTTTTCGGCGCCCGGGGCAAACCTAAAATTTTTGCCAGTTCCACAACATCAGCCTCGTATTTATCGCCCAAAGAAATAATATTGGCGCTCGCCAAAACTTTTTTGATATTCAATAGCTGAAATTTAATAGCCGATAATTCTTTTTCATACTCATTTGTGTTTTTACTTGCCCCTTGAAGCCCTGGCGCAGTAGGGTGTTTTTGTGTTTTTGTGTTTTTTATTATCCTTTCTAACTTATTACTTCTAACTTCTAACTTTTTTATCACTTCTTTCTTTCTTCCTTCCAAAAATAAAATTATCTGCTTAATTATTTTTCTGTATTCCTGCTTGCTGATTTTGGCTTCGCAAACTCCGGGGCATTTGTTGATCCGAAAATAAAGGCAAGTTTTTTTCGGCAATCGCGCGCAGGAGCGATAAGGCCAAATTTTTCTAATAATTTTTAAAGTCTCCCTTACCGCCT containing:
- a CDS encoding excinuclease ABC subunit UvrC, with amino-acid sequence MDIEEIKKLNIPTTPGCYQFLDKAGKIIYIGKAANLKSRVLSYWQKNADLTPAKKAMLLEVKKIKWIITESEIEALLLEANLIKKRQPKFNVVLRDDKRFVYIKISLEEEWPRVFMTRKLEKAGRYLGPFTSVEAVRETLKIIRKIWPYRSCARLPKKTCLYFRINKCPGVCEAKISKQEYRKIIKQIILFLEGRKKEVIKKLEVRSNKLERIIKNTKTQKHPTAPGLQGASKNTNEYEKELSAIKFQLLNIKKVLASANIISLGDKYEADVVELAKILGLPRAPKRIEGYDISNIFGQEAVGSMVVFRNGEPEKNEYRKFKIKINPGLANDVGMLKEVLERRFKHVNGKIPPSPAYRTGRPFVKGGKIPLNPPLTKGGKWPLPDLIIIDGGKAQLNVASRILKKFKLDISIIAVSKGGGLRSAQALDKIFFAGQKRPLELPLASPALHIAKRVRDEAHRFAIAYHRKLRAGLTRLKSFHQ